The region CCGGGGAACACCGGCGGCATGAAGCGGCTGACGGCCTTGCTGTCGATGATGCAGTAGCCGATCTGCCCGGGTTGCTGCGCCACGAGGCGGCCCCAGATCGCGTAGCGCTTGGGCCAGAAATCCTCGCCCTCGTCGTAGAAGCGCAGTGCCTCGCGATTGAGCATCACGCCCAGCGACACGCAATCCACGCGCGTCACGATGCCGCCGTCGTACAGCGGCGCGCGTGCGTCGATGGCGACGCAGTGCGACTGGGACGGGTCGCCGATGATGTCCGCGCCGGCCTGCTGCATCGCCTTCAGCAGCACGCCCTGGTTGAAGCGGGTGCCGCGGATGAGGAAGTTGTCCGCGGGCCATTCGCCGCGCTCGTTGCGCCCCCAGGCTTCGCGCATCCATTCCAGATTGGATTCGAACCCGCCGCACGCCAGCACGCAGGACTTCGCTTCGATGCGCTCGGCGCCCACGCGCGCCGCGACGAAACGCGGGCCGTCCATCTCGACGGCATCCACGGGGGAGTCGTAGCGGATCTGCACGCCGAGGTTTTCCGCGCTGCGGTAGTAGGCATTGACCAGCGCCTTGCCGCCGCCCATGAAGAAGGCGTTGGTGCGCGACAGGTGCAGCGTGCCCGACAGCGAGGGCTGGAAGCGCACGCCGTGCTTGCGCATCCAGGGCCGGCAGGTGGAGGATTCGCGGATGACGAAACGCGCGAGGTGCTCGTCGGTGTTGCCCCCGGTGACCTTCAACAGGTCCTGCCAGAACTCTTCTTCCGGATAGGCGTCCAGCAGGACGTCCTGCGGGGCGTCGTGCATGCAGCGCAGGTTGCGCACGTGCATCGAGTTGCCGCCGCGCCATTCGCGCGGGGCGGCTTCGAGCAGGAGCACGCTGGCTCCGGCTTCGCGCGCCATCAGCGCCGCGCACAAGGCGGCGTTGCCGCCGCCGATCACCAGGACATCGACCATGGGTCGCGACTGTACGCGCTGCGGCCCCTCGGGGCCAGCAGGCGGAAGTCAACAGGCCATCACGATTGGTGATGGCTCGCCTGCCGGGTGAGCCGGGCCCCCGCCCAGCTGCCCGAGTCGATCAGTTCGCGCGCGCAGTCCGCCAGCACCACGCGCACGGCCAGCGCGGCGGGAGACAGCTCGTCGTCGGACAGGCTGCACAGCGAGTTGAGGCGCCGCAGCCGC is a window of Caenimonas aquaedulcis DNA encoding:
- the tcuA gene encoding FAD-dependent tricarballylate dehydrogenase TcuA, with protein sequence MVDVLVIGGGNAALCAALMAREAGASVLLLEAAPREWRGGNSMHVRNLRCMHDAPQDVLLDAYPEEEFWQDLLKVTGGNTDEHLARFVIRESSTCRPWMRKHGVRFQPSLSGTLHLSRTNAFFMGGGKALVNAYYRSAENLGVQIRYDSPVDAVEMDGPRFVAARVGAERIEAKSCVLACGGFESNLEWMREAWGRNERGEWPADNFLIRGTRFNQGVLLKAMQQAGADIIGDPSQSHCVAIDARAPLYDGGIVTRVDCVSLGVMLNREALRFYDEGEDFWPKRYAIWGRLVAQQPGQIGYCIIDSKAVSRFMPPVFPGTKANSLPELARALGLPEENFMKTLQDFNAACRPGSFDHTVLDDCATQGLAPAKTHWARPIDTAPFYGYALRPGITFTYLGLKTNDEAAVHFDGSPSGNLFVAGEMMAGNVLGKGYTAGVGMSIGTAFGRRAGTSAAKAALAARSAHAAA